The Methylomagnum ishizawai genome has a window encoding:
- a CDS encoding DNA-directed RNA polymerase subunit alpha — protein sequence MQSHFANLIKPRLVDVNQIDKNSARIVIEPLERGFGHTLGNALRRVLLSSIPGCAVTEVSIDGVEHEYTTIDGVREDIIDILLNLKNLAIRIHEGNEATLKINKSGAGPVTAADIQLTHDAEVVNPDMVIANLTHSGKLSATLKVEKGRGYQPVSVRNLTQTDAVVGVLYVDASFSPIKRVSYLVESARVEQRTDLDKLILEIETNGTLDPEEAVRQAASILNEHLSVFIFFKGEDTPGSSDERPQFDPMLLRPVDDLELTVRSANCLKAENIFYIGDLIQRTEVDLLKTPNLGKKSLTEIKDVLATKGLSLGMRLENWPPESLKREQQEG from the coding sequence ATGCAAAGCCATTTTGCTAACTTGATTAAGCCTCGTTTAGTCGACGTAAATCAGATAGATAAAAACAGTGCTAGGATAGTCATCGAGCCTTTAGAGCGCGGATTCGGGCATACCCTTGGAAACGCTTTAAGGCGGGTACTGTTGTCTTCTATACCTGGTTGCGCGGTGACTGAAGTCTCTATTGATGGTGTAGAGCATGAATATACGACCATTGATGGGGTACGCGAAGATATCATTGATATTTTGCTAAATTTGAAGAATTTAGCTATCCGTATACATGAGGGTAACGAAGCTACGCTTAAAATCAATAAGAGCGGTGCTGGTCCGGTTACTGCTGCGGATATTCAATTAACCCATGATGCTGAAGTGGTGAATCCAGATATGGTAATCGCCAACCTAACGCATTCTGGAAAGTTGAGTGCGACTTTAAAAGTTGAAAAAGGAAGAGGCTACCAGCCAGTTAGTGTAAGAAATCTTACCCAAACTGATGCCGTAGTCGGTGTGCTATACGTCGATGCATCGTTTAGTCCGATTAAGCGGGTTTCCTATTTGGTGGAAAGCGCTCGGGTTGAACAACGTACCGACTTGGATAAGCTGATTCTTGAGATTGAAACGAATGGCACCCTTGATCCAGAAGAAGCCGTTCGTCAAGCAGCTTCTATATTGAACGAACATCTGTCTGTATTTATCTTTTTTAAGGGAGAGGATACGCCGGGTTCTTCAGACGAAAGGCCTCAGTTCGATCCAATGTTATTAAGGCCTGTTGATGATCTTGAGCTAACTGTTCGTTCGGCCAATTGTTTAAAAGCCGAAAATATCTTTTATATTGGGGATTTGATACAAAGAACCGAGGTTGATTTGTTGAAAACCCCTAATCTTGGAAAAAAATCTCTTACAGAGATTAAAGATGTATTAGCTACCAAAGGTCTCTCCTTAGGGATGCGGCTTGAGAATTGGCCCCCAGAAAGCCTTAAAAGAGAGCAGCAAGAAGGATAA
- the rpsK gene encoding 30S ribosomal protein S11, with product MAASSRPVKKIKRDISDGIVHISASFNNTIITITDRKGNTLAWATAGASGFRGSRKSTPFAAQVAAEKVGNIVKEFGVKNLDVKIKGPGPGRESAVRSLNNLGFKIVNILDDTPIPHNGCRPPKRRRV from the coding sequence ATGGCAGCTTCTAGCCGTCCAGTAAAAAAAATAAAGCGCGATATATCTGATGGAATAGTTCATATCAGCGCTTCCTTTAATAATACAATTATTACTATTACTGATCGAAAAGGTAACACGTTGGCGTGGGCAACGGCAGGTGCTTCTGGATTTCGGGGTTCGCGTAAAAGCACACCATTTGCTGCTCAAGTCGCAGCAGAGAAAGTTGGTAATATAGTTAAAGAATTTGGTGTAAAAAATTTAGATGTCAAGATTAAAGGTCCTGGCCCAGGTCGGGAGTCAGCAGTTAGATCTTTGAATAATCTCGGCTTTAAAATTGTTAACATACTTGACGATACGCCAATTCCACATAATGGATGTCGTCCACCTAAGCGTCGCCGAGTTTAA
- a CDS encoding BatD family protein, which produces MVNPMATGKRATLRHWLWLGPLLALYAGLGLAARIEVSLDRNPVPLGESFTLIFSADASPDDDPDFSALEQDFEVLGQSQSNQYSLNNGHASHRIEWQVSVMAKHAGNLTIPPIAFGKDRSEPFSVTVAPGPAKRRNSGDGEVFMEVEAEPKNPYVQAQVIYSVRVLSRIAFGDARLSTPEAADTLVERLGDGQSPSSIVTRNGVQYKMTEIRYALFPQKSGPLRIEPMRLEMQVAGGSRSMFNAFLNPQTRTQRIASEALTLEVRPVPAEFKGRHWLPAGHLELEDSWAKNPPKTMAGDPLTRTLTLKAQGATVGLLPEISATATALPDAIKQYPDQPIQNEEKSISGLIGIRQEKTAMMASKPGTYTIPALEIPWWNTLENRMETARIPERTLTVQAAATRQIPETPAPTGEASKPSRTTEPPNAALPATVSQTSGPWFWLVFLFGFGWISTGLAWWLSKRSNRKPSIPVNSDGGIPTHKLVLAIEHACKTNDAVAARKALSDWVNNHRPRSEPQHYGSRLAKEIKLLDQCLYGRGQSAWEGQGLWQSFRDHIESMARDVPRKPTLEPLYLSPSSIQHKEPQH; this is translated from the coding sequence ATGGTGAATCCGATGGCTACGGGCAAACGCGCAACCCTGCGGCACTGGCTGTGGCTAGGGCCGCTATTGGCCCTGTACGCGGGGCTTGGCCTGGCCGCCCGGATCGAGGTCAGCCTGGACCGCAACCCGGTCCCGCTGGGGGAGTCCTTCACCCTGATCTTTTCCGCCGACGCCTCTCCCGACGACGACCCCGATTTCAGCGCCCTGGAACAAGACTTCGAGGTGCTGGGCCAATCGCAGAGCAACCAATATTCCCTGAACAACGGCCACGCCAGCCACCGCATCGAATGGCAGGTCAGCGTGATGGCGAAACACGCGGGCAATTTGACGATCCCGCCCATCGCCTTCGGCAAGGACCGCTCCGAACCCTTCTCGGTCACCGTCGCGCCCGGCCCGGCCAAACGCCGGAACAGCGGCGACGGGGAAGTCTTCATGGAAGTCGAGGCCGAACCGAAAAACCCCTACGTGCAAGCCCAGGTCATCTATAGCGTGCGGGTATTGAGCCGGATCGCCTTCGGCGACGCCCGTCTCAGCACCCCCGAAGCGGCGGACACCTTGGTCGAGCGCCTGGGCGACGGGCAAAGCCCCAGCAGCATCGTCACCCGCAACGGCGTCCAATACAAAATGACGGAAATCCGCTATGCCCTGTTCCCGCAAAAAAGCGGCCCCTTGCGGATCGAACCCATGCGGCTGGAAATGCAGGTGGCGGGCGGGAGCCGCTCCATGTTCAATGCCTTCCTCAATCCACAGACCCGGACCCAGCGCATCGCTTCGGAAGCGCTCACCCTCGAAGTCCGCCCCGTACCCGCGGAGTTCAAAGGCAGGCATTGGCTGCCCGCCGGGCATTTGGAGCTGGAAGATTCGTGGGCCAAAAATCCCCCCAAAACCATGGCGGGAGACCCCTTGACCCGTACCCTCACACTCAAAGCGCAAGGCGCGACGGTCGGGCTCCTACCCGAGATCAGCGCCACCGCCACCGCTTTGCCGGACGCGATCAAACAGTATCCCGACCAGCCCATCCAGAACGAGGAGAAATCCATTTCCGGCCTGATCGGTATACGCCAAGAAAAAACCGCGATGATGGCTTCCAAACCCGGCACCTATACCATCCCGGCCCTGGAAATCCCCTGGTGGAATACCCTGGAGAACCGGATGGAAACCGCCCGGATACCGGAACGAACCTTGACGGTACAAGCCGCGGCAACGCGGCAAATCCCGGAAACACCCGCCCCAACAGGGGAAGCGTCCAAGCCATCCAGGACCACTGAACCCCCAAACGCTGCCCTACCCGCCACGGTTTCCCAAACAAGCGGGCCATGGTTCTGGCTGGTGTTTCTGTTTGGTTTTGGCTGGATAAGCACGGGCCTAGCTTGGTGGTTGAGCAAGCGTTCCAACCGTAAGCCGTCCATACCGGTCAATTCGGATGGTGGGATTCCAACCCATAAGCTTGTATTAGCGATAGAACATGCCTGCAAAACCAACGACGCGGTAGCGGCGCGCAAAGCGCTCTCGGATTGGGTCAATAACCATCGTCCTCGCTCGGAACCACAACACTACGGAAGCCGTTTAGCCAAGGAGATCAAATTATTAGATCAATGCCTTTATGGTCGCGGGCAATCGGCATGGGAAGGGCAAGGACTATGGCAAAGTTTCCGCGACCATATCGAAAGCATGGCAAGGGATGTCCCTCGCAAACCAACACTGGAACCGCTGTACCTTAGTCCATCAAGTATCCAGCACAAAGAGCCTCAACATTGA
- a CDS encoding AI-2E family transporter — translation MTTPAPTPGHGILIERALILLLIGALGYACVEIVLPFLVPFIWAVILAVSTWPYYLKAAEGLGGRRGLAAVVLTLGMLLLFVVPAFDAFDSVTHYLPYLSKAAAQLSALSPDQPPDWVAQLPLVGTKLDETLRTGKLNSFLSPEKVRPILTSGAGWLLQQGAGLALAALHIVLAVILAGLLYANGETASATAERVALRIGGPSGIQALRVAGLTVRGVSLGVIGTALLQAVLSGLGFALAGVPGAGVLGLLCFLAATLQIGTGIVWIPTAIWLAHQGSEGWAAFTVVWGIFINVIDNFIKPYLIGKTSPLPFLLILVGVIGGLLAWGFVGIFLGTTLLAVAYTVFLDWLEPPGPGNGASPG, via the coding sequence ATGACCACACCCGCCCCCACCCCCGGCCATGGCATCCTGATCGAACGCGCCTTGATCCTGCTGCTCATCGGCGCCCTGGGCTACGCCTGCGTCGAGATCGTCCTGCCCTTCCTGGTACCCTTCATCTGGGCCGTGATCCTGGCGGTTTCGACCTGGCCCTATTACCTCAAGGCCGCAGAAGGGCTGGGTGGCCGCCGCGGCCTCGCGGCGGTGGTGCTGACCTTGGGGATGCTGCTGTTGTTCGTGGTGCCCGCCTTCGACGCCTTCGATTCCGTCACCCACTACCTGCCCTACCTGAGCAAGGCCGCCGCCCAATTGTCCGCGCTCAGCCCCGACCAACCGCCGGACTGGGTGGCCCAATTACCCCTGGTCGGCACCAAACTGGACGAAACCCTACGGACGGGCAAGCTGAATTCGTTCCTCTCGCCCGAGAAGGTGAGGCCGATCCTGACTTCCGGCGCGGGTTGGTTGTTGCAACAAGGCGCGGGCCTGGCCCTGGCCGCGCTGCATATCGTCCTGGCGGTGATCCTGGCCGGGCTGCTCTACGCCAATGGCGAAACCGCCAGCGCGACGGCGGAACGGGTCGCCCTGCGCATCGGCGGACCCAGCGGCATCCAGGCTTTGCGCGTGGCCGGGCTGACGGTGCGCGGGGTGTCGCTGGGCGTGATCGGGACGGCCTTGCTCCAGGCCGTGCTGTCCGGGCTGGGGTTCGCCCTGGCCGGGGTGCCGGGCGCGGGCGTCCTGGGGCTGCTGTGCTTCCTCGCCGCCACCCTGCAAATCGGCACCGGCATCGTCTGGATTCCGACGGCGATCTGGCTGGCCCACCAAGGCAGCGAGGGCTGGGCCGCGTTCACCGTGGTCTGGGGCATCTTCATCAATGTCATCGACAACTTCATCAAGCCCTACCTGATCGGCAAAACCAGCCCCCTGCCCTTCCTGTTGATCCTGGTGGGCGTGATCGGCGGCTTGTTGGCCTGGGGCTTCGTCGGGATTTTCCTCGGGACCACCTTGCTGGCCGTGGCCTACACGGTGTTCCTGGATTGGCTGGAACCGCCCGGACCGGGCAACGGAGCATCCCCTGGATGA
- the rplQ gene encoding 50S ribosomal protein L17, translating to MRHGNVGKKFNIKSGHRVALFRNLTASLIHHEVISTTLPKAKELRRYAEPLITLSKTNTLAARRIAFSRLRDREAVVKLFDELGPRFKDRAGGYLRILKCGLRRGDSAPMAYVELLDRPDM from the coding sequence ATGCGTCACGGTAACGTTGGTAAAAAATTTAATATTAAAAGCGGTCATCGGGTCGCTTTATTTAGGAATTTGACGGCTTCTTTGATACATCATGAAGTAATTAGCACTACCTTGCCTAAAGCAAAAGAGTTGCGCAGGTACGCTGAGCCGTTGATTACCCTATCCAAGACGAATACCCTAGCGGCACGCCGTATAGCTTTTTCCCGCCTTAGGGATAGGGAGGCAGTAGTGAAGCTGTTTGACGAACTAGGACCACGTTTTAAGGATAGGGCTGGTGGGTATTTAAGGATTTTAAAATGTGGCCTTAGAAGAGGAGATTCCGCTCCAATGGCTTATGTCGAGCTATTGGATAGGCCGGATATGTAA
- a CDS encoding efflux transporter outer membrane subunit — protein sequence MRKLIVIAVAAALAGCWQVGPDYVKPEIDTPKQWRFADKEARDTTNLKWWEQLGDPELNRLVDQALRGNLDLKAAVATVDQFMGQYGATRSNLFPQISGFGDYLRRKNSTQSLSLPKGIELSGKDVDYARLGGQLSWEIDVWGALRRANESAFAEMLAQEGVKRGVLLTLASQVAQTYIQLRTLDKNLEITRFVVKTLEEQLQIEQARFKEGYGSELEVRQVESEYQRRLALIPAAEESIAQAEHALKLLLGQNPGAIRRGKSLDDLKLPAVPAGLPADVLVRRPDIQQAEQRLISANAQIGVARGLYFPKISITSDVGQLSTQAATMFTPGANFWSVGTSVLGPIFTAGKIAGQVQAAEAAQRAALANYQQSILTAFREFEDALVASQKTQEQRDKQGARVTAVGDYYRLSKLRYDEGLVDYITVLDSLRQLYEAQIDLLSAQSSTFTASIQLYRAMGGGWVVAEAEKLPKPQEASVFP from the coding sequence ATGCGTAAGCTCATCGTGATCGCGGTCGCCGCCGCCCTGGCCGGTTGCTGGCAGGTCGGCCCGGACTATGTCAAACCCGAAATCGACACGCCCAAGCAATGGCGCTTCGCCGACAAAGAGGCCCGCGACACCACCAACCTCAAATGGTGGGAACAACTGGGCGACCCGGAATTGAACCGCCTGGTCGACCAAGCCCTGCGCGGCAACCTCGACCTCAAGGCTGCCGTCGCCACCGTGGATCAATTCATGGGGCAATACGGCGCGACCCGCTCCAACCTGTTCCCGCAGATTTCGGGCTTCGGCGATTATCTCCGGCGCAAGAACAGCACCCAGAGCCTGAGCCTGCCGAAAGGTATCGAGCTGAGCGGCAAGGATGTCGATTACGCCCGTTTGGGCGGGCAACTGAGTTGGGAAATCGATGTCTGGGGGGCGCTCCGCCGCGCCAACGAGTCGGCATTCGCCGAGATGCTGGCCCAGGAAGGCGTGAAACGGGGAGTGCTGCTGACGCTCGCCAGCCAGGTCGCCCAGACCTATATCCAACTCCGCACCCTGGACAAGAACCTGGAAATCACCCGCTTCGTGGTGAAGACCCTGGAAGAGCAATTGCAGATCGAACAGGCCCGCTTCAAGGAGGGCTATGGTTCGGAATTGGAGGTGCGGCAGGTGGAATCGGAATACCAGCGTAGGCTGGCCCTGATTCCCGCCGCCGAGGAATCCATCGCCCAGGCCGAACACGCCCTCAAGCTGCTGCTGGGCCAAAACCCCGGCGCGATCCGCCGCGGCAAGAGCCTGGACGACCTCAAGCTGCCGGCGGTCCCGGCGGGATTGCCCGCCGATGTGCTGGTGCGCCGTCCCGATATCCAGCAGGCGGAACAGCGCTTGATTTCCGCCAATGCCCAGATCGGCGTGGCGCGGGGTTTGTATTTCCCGAAAATCTCCATCACCAGCGATGTGGGCCAACTCAGCACCCAGGCCGCGACCATGTTCACACCGGGCGCGAATTTCTGGAGCGTGGGGACCAGCGTCCTGGGTCCGATCTTCACCGCCGGCAAGATCGCGGGCCAGGTGCAGGCCGCCGAAGCCGCGCAGCGGGCGGCGCTGGCGAACTACCAGCAATCGATCCTCACGGCCTTCCGGGAGTTCGAGGACGCCCTGGTCGCTTCCCAAAAGACCCAGGAACAACGCGACAAGCAAGGGGCGCGGGTCACGGCGGTGGGCGATTATTACCGGCTCTCGAAGCTGCGCTATGACGAGGGCTTGGTGGACTACATCACCGTCCTCGACTCCTTGCGGCAGTTGTACGAGGCCCAGATCGACCTGCTGTCGGCGCAGAGTTCGACCTTCACCGCTTCGATCCAGCTCTACCGGGCGATGGGCGGCGGCTGGGTGGTGGCGGAGGCGGAGAAATTGCCGAAGCCACAGGAGGCTTCGGTGTTTCCGTAG
- the rpsD gene encoding 30S ribosomal protein S4, with protein sequence MARYLGPKCKLSRREGTDLFLKARGKSIDSKCKIDQQPGQHGQKRTRMSDYATQLREKQKLRRIYGVLERQFRNYYKAAAQKKGSTGQNLLNMLESRLDNVVYRMGFAATRSEARQLVSHKAIKVNGSVLNIPSYQVQAGDIVSVREKSQSQLRIKDALGVAEQYGFPVWLEVDAKKMQGLFKSVPERNDLGSDINEQLVVELYSK encoded by the coding sequence ATGGCTAGATATTTAGGTCCAAAGTGCAAGTTAAGCAGAAGAGAAGGCACCGATTTGTTTCTCAAAGCGAGAGGCAAATCGATAGATTCAAAATGTAAAATAGATCAGCAACCGGGGCAGCACGGCCAAAAGCGGACCCGGATGTCTGATTATGCGACTCAGCTCCGTGAGAAGCAGAAGTTAAGAAGAATCTACGGTGTTTTAGAGCGACAGTTCCGTAATTATTATAAGGCAGCGGCTCAAAAGAAAGGTTCAACCGGCCAGAATCTTTTGAACATGTTGGAATCCCGTCTGGATAATGTTGTATATAGGATGGGGTTCGCTGCTACAAGGTCCGAGGCCCGTCAATTAGTCAGTCACAAAGCCATCAAGGTAAATGGTAGTGTTCTTAACATACCATCTTATCAAGTTCAGGCTGGGGATATAGTTAGCGTACGAGAGAAATCTCAATCGCAGCTTAGAATAAAGGATGCTTTGGGCGTTGCTGAGCAATATGGGTTTCCTGTTTGGTTGGAAGTGGACGCCAAAAAAATGCAAGGGTTGTTTAAATCAGTGCCCGAGCGTAATGACTTAGGGTCTGATATTAACGAGCAATTGGTAGTAGAGTTGTACTCTAAATAA
- a CDS encoding VWA domain-containing protein, producing MTDFHFLRPGWLLALPVLAALLWTLRRRQRGGEDWRSYCDPALLPHILIGTPARHSRHRLWLTALTGFLAVLALAGPVWERLPAPVFRNLSALVLVLDLTPAMNAADLKPSRLERARFKIEDILRARKDGQTALVVYAGDAFAVTPLTDDAATIAAQLSALSPGLMPGQGERIDSGLRTAERLLKQAGLKSGDVLLITSGEGAAEAGQTASALRAEGYRVSVLGAGTPDGAPIPLPEGGFLKDAAGNIQVPRLDAAALAGLAEAGGGLSRALRPDSADLDALLGFFDHRAQSGDPTGEQVHIDQWREDGVFLLPVLLPLAALAFRRGWLGIWLLLVLAPVPDSAQALEWQDLWLTPDQRAQKELQAGQYDQAAQHFQNPEWKAAAEYKAGQYPQAAQALEKLPAADSQYNRGNALAQQGQYPAAIQAYEQALKLDPNNQDAAYNKQLVEEALRKQQQQDKQDKQDKQDKQDKQDKQDKKDQKEKDPSGQGGESPKDQDQQPGQKGKEQNPEQSQEADGKPEESGQKPEDRPQADGKDQAPSKGDKPEPAQPGPQEPQAAPPEQQERPGDADPKAQPAESPAKGEIQQAEEQWLRRIPDDPGGLLKRKFYYQYRQRQQQQNLEREPW from the coding sequence ATGACCGATTTCCATTTCCTGAGACCTGGGTGGCTGCTCGCGCTGCCCGTCCTGGCCGCTTTGCTCTGGACGCTGAGGCGGCGGCAACGGGGTGGCGAGGACTGGCGGTCCTACTGCGACCCCGCCCTGTTGCCCCATATCCTGATCGGAACGCCCGCCCGCCACAGCCGGCACCGGCTGTGGCTGACCGCCCTGACGGGGTTCCTGGCCGTGCTGGCCCTGGCCGGTCCCGTGTGGGAACGCCTGCCCGCGCCGGTGTTCCGCAACCTCTCCGCCCTGGTGTTGGTGCTGGACCTCACCCCGGCCATGAACGCGGCCGACCTCAAGCCCAGCCGTTTGGAACGCGCCCGCTTCAAGATCGAAGATATCCTCCGCGCCCGCAAGGACGGCCAAACCGCCCTGGTGGTCTACGCCGGGGATGCCTTCGCCGTCACCCCGCTCACCGACGATGCGGCCACCATCGCCGCCCAGCTCTCCGCCTTGAGTCCCGGACTCATGCCCGGCCAGGGCGAGCGCATCGATTCGGGGCTGCGCACGGCGGAACGCCTGCTGAAACAAGCCGGACTCAAATCCGGCGACGTGCTGCTCATCACCAGCGGCGAAGGCGCGGCGGAAGCCGGGCAAACCGCGTCCGCGCTGCGCGCCGAAGGCTACCGGGTTTCGGTGCTGGGCGCCGGCACCCCGGACGGCGCCCCCATTCCCCTGCCCGAAGGCGGCTTTCTCAAGGACGCGGCGGGCAATATCCAAGTGCCGAGGCTCGACGCCGCCGCCCTGGCCGGTTTGGCGGAAGCCGGGGGCGGACTGTCCCGCGCCCTGCGGCCCGACTCCGCCGACCTCGACGCCTTGCTCGGCTTTTTCGACCACCGCGCCCAATCCGGCGACCCCACCGGCGAGCAGGTCCATATCGACCAATGGCGCGAAGACGGGGTGTTCCTATTGCCGGTCCTGTTGCCGTTGGCGGCGCTGGCATTCCGGCGCGGCTGGCTGGGAATCTGGCTGCTCTTGGTCCTCGCGCCGGTCCCGGATTCCGCGCAAGCCCTGGAATGGCAAGACCTTTGGCTCACCCCCGACCAACGGGCGCAAAAGGAACTCCAGGCGGGCCAATACGACCAAGCCGCCCAGCATTTCCAAAACCCCGAGTGGAAAGCCGCCGCCGAATACAAAGCCGGCCAATACCCGCAAGCCGCCCAGGCGTTGGAAAAACTTCCCGCCGCCGACAGCCAATACAACCGCGGCAACGCCCTGGCCCAGCAAGGCCAATACCCCGCCGCGATCCAAGCCTACGAACAAGCCTTGAAACTCGACCCCAACAACCAGGATGCCGCCTATAACAAGCAGTTGGTCGAGGAAGCCCTACGCAAGCAACAGCAACAAGACAAGCAGGACAAGCAGGACAAGCAGGACAAGCAGGACAAGCAGGACAAGCAGGACAAAAAAGATCAAAAGGAAAAAGACCCGTCAGGGCAAGGCGGGGAATCCCCCAAAGATCAGGACCAGCAACCCGGCCAAAAGGGGAAGGAACAAAACCCGGAGCAAAGCCAGGAGGCGGATGGCAAGCCCGAAGAATCCGGCCAAAAACCCGAAGACCGGCCCCAAGCCGACGGCAAGGATCAAGCGCCGAGCAAAGGCGACAAACCGGAACCGGCCCAGCCCGGACCCCAGGAACCCCAAGCCGCCCCACCGGAGCAGCAGGAACGCCCCGGCGACGCCGACCCCAAGGCACAGCCCGCCGAATCCCCGGCCAAGGGCGAAATCCAGCAAGCCGAGGAACAATGGCTCCGGCGCATCCCGGACGATCCCGGCGGCTTGCTCAAGCGCAAGTTTTATTACCAATACCGGCAACGCCAACAACAACAGAATTTGGAGCGGGAACCATGGTGA